One Campylobacter massiliensis DNA window includes the following coding sequences:
- a CDS encoding response regulator — protein sequence MDVLLRNGYDVNLSLLRQGQMQASASRLAGQELVKVGNEAISKDEYISRQYDLLEKANDILMQNSQAYLYKGGSDSVNGYSTGFLGSSAYRASLPMWSNMDNSDRVTQDGYNRFQGSYENSGYCFSIGLPDSGAPVIEEFAGGGYFKGSKSNTILSQDRNNLNDYASENILKTKYGDVEVFLDLYGDNDKLGIGKFSSNAILFNFDSNGDGILNSSDKLFSKLKVRGYDKDGNEKIANLSDVTSGIDLAQFIKKDIDINHRRKQIEDLNAKLKEKGKTQIDISKIDNRIFYYKENPYTVFAPESRYKKAETDSIKNFFDAYADKDGWVDLRNNNVFNKNSLFNNFAYAKAGFDGKLKLNEFNPIISSKKTSDDFSYENYQKDSFMKFYRDYEKESTAHAKDVEWLSKNLKEYNVENADEYISRLNGSKSSYMIAMENEFQKATRLEFSPENLEKVKRAFEDNPSKAALMMNDSDSVIAMKLNDNGSITLKFDSGREIEVTQLYSDTGKLLGDKTRRASLNLETKAMSDIELGSISFNNIGILDTNGKYKTLQEIGASAIKSFSTKHGKQFLIYLGDNKTLTAKDLYNISFLNNELEANTKIDEKDKFYRKVNILA from the coding sequence ATGGATGTTCTGTTAAGAAACGGCTATGACGTAAATTTATCATTATTAAGACAAGGCCAAATGCAAGCTTCCGCATCTAGACTCGCCGGACAAGAGCTAGTCAAGGTGGGCAATGAGGCAATAAGCAAGGACGAATATATCAGTAGGCAATACGATCTTTTAGAAAAAGCCAACGATATACTAATGCAAAATTCGCAAGCCTATCTATATAAAGGCGGATCTGATAGTGTAAATGGATATTCTACCGGGTTTTTAGGATCAAGCGCTTATAGGGCAAGTCTGCCTATGTGGTCCAATATGGACAACTCGGATAGAGTTACTCAAGACGGATATAATAGATTTCAAGGATCGTATGAGAATAGCGGATATTGTTTTTCTATCGGTTTGCCAGATTCCGGGGCGCCCGTAATAGAAGAATTTGCCGGCGGCGGATATTTTAAAGGCAGCAAATCAAATACCATCCTAAGTCAAGACAGAAACAATCTAAACGACTATGCAAGCGAAAATATACTAAAAACTAAATACGGCGACGTAGAGGTATTTTTAGATCTATACGGCGATAACGACAAGCTAGGTATCGGCAAATTTAGCTCAAATGCAATACTCTTTAACTTTGACAGTAACGGCGACGGAATTTTAAATAGCTCCGATAAGCTATTCTCAAAGCTCAAGGTTAGAGGATACGATAAGGACGGCAACGAAAAGATAGCAAATTTAAGCGACGTAACCAGCGGTATAGATCTGGCGCAGTTTATTAAAAAAGATATAGATATAAACCATAGGCGGAAGCAAATAGAGGATCTAAATGCCAAACTGAAAGAAAAAGGCAAGACTCAAATCGACATCTCAAAGATCGATAATCGCATTTTTTACTACAAGGAAAACCCCTACACCGTATTTGCACCGGAAAGCAGATACAAAAAGGCGGAAACCGATAGTATTAAGAACTTCTTTGATGCATATGCGGACAAGGACGGCTGGGTAGACCTAAGAAACAATAACGTATTTAATAAAAATAGCCTATTTAACAATTTTGCTTACGCTAAGGCTGGATTTGACGGAAAGCTAAAGCTTAATGAATTTAATCCGATCATATCAAGCAAAAAGACGAGCGACGACTTCTCGTATGAAAACTATCAAAAAGATAGTTTTATGAAATTTTATAGAGATTATGAAAAAGAATCCACCGCCCACGCAAAAGACGTAGAGTGGCTATCAAAAAATCTAAAAGAGTATAACGTAGAAAATGCAGACGAATATATAAGTAGGCTAAACGGTAGCAAGTCGTCATACATGATCGCCATGGAAAATGAATTCCAAAAGGCTACAAGGCTAGAATTTAGCCCAGAAAACTTAGAGAAAGTAAAAAGAGCCTTTGAGGATAATCCGAGTAAAGCGGCCTTAATGATGAACGACAGCGATAGCGTAATAGCTATGAAGCTAAACGATAACGGGTCTATAACCTTAAAATTTGATAGCGGTAGAGAAATAGAAGTAACGCAGCTGTATTCTGATACGGGTAAGCTTTTAGGAGATAAAACCAGAAGGGCAAGCCTAAATTTAGAAACTAAAGCCATGAGCGACATCGAGCTTGGCTCTATAAGCTTTAATAATATAGGCATCCTAGATACCAACGGCAAATATAAGACGCTCCAGGAAATAGGAGCTAGCGCTATAAAATCCTTTTCTACTAAGCATGGAAAACAGTTTTTGATATACCTGGGAGACAATAAAACCTTAACGGCGAAGGATCTATACAACATTTCATTTTTAAATAACGAGCTTGAGGCAAATACAAAAATAGATGAAAAAGATAAATTTTATAGAAAAGTTAATATTTTAGCATAA
- a CDS encoding Cj0814 family flagellar-dependent secreted protein, which translates to MIGRLNNSFGFAQNFQINIRHNSKIEISKENDIAQSNIPASNLNSVLGYNVDKDGYFTAEFNKAAGIPTDYKIHSSTMESLSRVVGGASFLMKTMKNVDIAKTAGNAYKILTQVVGEEILNSKESFTKEDLAKFPQGFSYDKRTLKVDKVYNSVYDYDAAAAEFNYKDQSKDIDTLFFNESMRAGKDPRDKNYTPATSIFSNNNGGREQDKTGVYINVNGEKYLNSDGSITKGGLLAAVINKNLNVREGETTIIGKMQGYDKNVDAKAFREKINLWHSQNDMNNISDEQINSMDEGMQDYVRFMKNLLKTTPKIEDDTKLKTPAELLFEQIEKANKELLEALEAKRQELRLLNIKI; encoded by the coding sequence ATGATAGGTAGATTAAATAATTCTTTTGGTTTCGCGCAAAATTTTCAAATAAATATTAGACATAACTCTAAAATAGAAATATCAAAAGAAAATGATATTGCGCAATCGAACATACCGGCTTCAAATTTAAATAGCGTCTTGGGGTACAACGTAGATAAAGATGGCTATTTTACAGCTGAATTTAATAAGGCTGCAGGAATCCCTACAGACTATAAAATTCATTCAAGCACGATGGAGTCGCTTAGCAGGGTAGTGGGTGGTGCATCATTCTTAATGAAAACTATGAAAAACGTAGATATTGCCAAAACCGCTGGCAATGCCTATAAAATTCTTACTCAAGTAGTTGGCGAAGAAATCTTAAACTCAAAAGAGAGCTTTACTAAAGAAGACCTTGCCAAATTTCCACAAGGGTTTAGTTATGATAAAAGAACGCTTAAGGTAGATAAAGTTTATAATAGTGTATATGACTATGATGCCGCTGCAGCAGAGTTTAATTATAAGGATCAAAGCAAAGATATAGACACATTATTTTTCAATGAATCTATGAGAGCAGGCAAAGATCCAAGAGATAAAAACTATACCCCAGCTACATCTATTTTTAGCAACAATAACGGTGGCAGAGAACAGGATAAAACAGGAGTTTATATAAATGTTAATGGAGAGAAATATTTAAATTCTGATGGAAGTATTACCAAAGGTGGGCTGTTAGCTGCTGTTATAAATAAAAATTTAAATGTAAGAGAAGGCGAAACAACCATTATAGGTAAAATGCAAGGATACGATAAGAATGTAGATGCGAAAGCGTTTAGAGAAAAGATCAATTTATGGCATAGTCAAAATGATATGAATAATATCTCAGATGAACAAATAAATTCAATGGATGAAGGCATGCAAGATTATGTTAGATTTATGAAAAACCTTCTAAAGACTACGCCTAAAATAGAAGATGATACCAAACTAAAAACACCAGCAGAGTTATTGTTTGAACAAATAGAAAAAGCCAATAAGGAACTTTTAGAAGCACTGGAAGCTAAAAGACAAGAACTTAGGCTATTGAATATTAAAATTTAA